The following coding sequences are from one Malaciobacter pacificus window:
- a CDS encoding transposase, producing MQIESKIIGIINDKLKNPIYETLRLLNMKTILTKSNFSKKEGVAVHMVVLHFVYMLVMNKKISTFMDQSNDSFKKDVYYRLLSNTSYNWRKLLSLSSLKILSLLHKVQDSKLVRVLILDDTVEDKVGKNIEGSCDNLWSNKAKRKIRGVNVVSLNYSDGYSNFMLDFAIAMNSYARVKIEEFTNIIDHRTNAHKRRLESLKGKSQIAIEMIKRAVASGIYADYLLVDSWYSKPVFIETMNELGLQVISRMVNNDRIWNFTGEKKTLDGIYNKFKKLKSIKMGQYGKKIKFEYFSTIVEHKKAGKLKIVFIKTKENLIPIVSTNLILSDEEIIDIYKRRWDIEQGYKELREHFGFGKEENRIYEALIARITLSFFTYNVVSYINRISNEPKTIGGLFKDLECELHTLAIAMQAFLAILDEIAKIEEVVNRNEDFTAIIDLLRDVTGKLLGFRCES from the coding sequence ATGCAGATAGAATCCAAGATCATCGGTATTATAAACGATAAGTTAAAAAATCCAATCTATGAAACATTACGTTTGTTAAATATGAAAACTATTTTAACCAAGAGCAATTTTTCTAAAAAAGAGGGAGTTGCTGTTCATATGGTTGTATTACATTTTGTATATATGCTGGTTATGAATAAAAAAATATCAACCTTTATGGATCAAAGTAATGATAGTTTCAAAAAAGATGTATATTATCGATTACTTTCCAATACTTCTTATAATTGGAGAAAACTATTATCTCTTAGTTCTTTAAAGATCTTATCACTACTTCATAAAGTGCAAGATTCAAAGCTAGTAAGAGTTCTTATACTTGATGATACTGTTGAAGATAAAGTTGGTAAAAATATAGAGGGAAGTTGTGACAACCTTTGGAGCAATAAAGCAAAGAGAAAAATCAGAGGTGTAAATGTTGTATCACTAAACTATAGTGATGGTTATTCAAATTTTATGTTGGACTTTGCAATTGCTATGAACAGTTATGCAAGGGTAAAGATAGAAGAGTTTACAAATATTATTGATCATCGAACCAATGCACATAAGCGAAGATTGGAAAGCTTAAAAGGGAAATCACAAATTGCTATAGAGATGATTAAAAGAGCAGTAGCTAGTGGTATATATGCAGATTATCTGCTTGTAGATAGCTGGTATTCTAAACCTGTATTTATAGAAACTATGAATGAACTTGGATTGCAAGTCATTTCAAGAATGGTAAACAATGACAGGATATGGAATTTTACAGGAGAGAAAAAGACCCTTGATGGCATCTATAACAAATTTAAAAAGCTTAAATCTATCAAGATGGGTCAATATGGCAAAAAGATAAAGTTTGAGTATTTTTCAACCATAGTTGAACATAAAAAAGCTGGTAAATTAAAAATTGTTTTTATAAAAACAAAAGAGAATTTAATACCAATCGTATCAACCAATCTTATACTTAGTGATGAAGAGATTATAGATATTTATAAAAGACGATGGGATATAGAACAAGGGTATAAAGAACTTCGTGAACACTTTGGATTCGGAAAAGAAGAGAATCGAATCTATGAAGCTTTGATAGCCAGAATTACACTATCTTTTTTTACATACAATGTTGTTAGCTATATAAATCGTATCAGCAATGAACCTAAAACAATTGGTGGATTGTTTAAAGATTTAGAATGTGAACTTCATACTCTAGCAATAGCTATGCAAGCATTTTTAGCTATTTTAGATGAGATTGCAAAAATTGAAGAAGTTGTCAATAGAAATGAGGATTTTACAGCTATCATTGATCTATTAAGAGATGTGACTGGAAAATTGCTTGGTTTTAGGTGCGAAAGTTAA
- a CDS encoding type II secretion system protein GspD, with translation MKKILILLIFLKTISSAEMIYTTLSNFVSEVFTERNEQFILDENINTDLLISVNSNKSKFEMLKTILEKYQYYVVRKNGFYYISKTDNSDTVRYITLNYSNFEDIQMILTLYENLKFSYLKESNKIAIKSSKDLFDQIYLTIKQIDTVQKQQKIKVSILETNLGKLKDLQGVINASLPNSQKIAFDLLLGSNFTISNTQSEITNDFKSVLSFLDKNNVSNVLTDTILTLRHNKITTINSSQNIPYLTTSNLIDDIKTNEVNNYDYKDVGLFIKIKPIILDNVLDLNLVFEYSQLLSNTDNKPVTTKKSLNQDIILNRKNKIFVLNGINNYSKTFINERVPLLSDIPLLGHLFQNEKINHSSTTTTIIIELLAADNNYDFKVIDDLKSSFTNIEKEKKEISENELRHKQMMCENLQMCY, from the coding sequence ATGAAAAAAATACTAATATTATTGATTTTTTTAAAAACAATCAGTAGTGCAGAAATGATTTATACAACACTTTCAAATTTTGTTAGTGAAGTATTTACAGAGAGAAACGAACAGTTTATTTTAGATGAGAATATAAATACTGATTTATTAATAAGTGTAAATTCAAATAAATCTAAATTTGAAATGTTAAAAACGATCCTGGAAAAATATCAATATTATGTAGTTCGTAAAAATGGTTTTTACTATATTTCAAAAACAGATAATAGTGATACTGTAAGATATATAACTTTAAATTATTCAAATTTTGAAGATATACAAATGATTTTAACTTTATATGAGAATTTAAAATTTTCTTATTTAAAAGAATCAAATAAAATAGCTATTAAATCTTCTAAAGATTTATTTGATCAAATTTATTTAACTATAAAACAAATTGATACAGTTCAAAAACAACAAAAAATAAAAGTATCTATTTTGGAAACTAATTTAGGTAAATTAAAAGATTTACAAGGTGTTATAAATGCAAGTTTACCAAATTCTCAAAAGATTGCATTTGATTTACTTTTAGGTAGTAATTTTACAATCTCTAATACTCAATCAGAAATTACAAATGATTTTAAATCTGTACTGTCATTTTTAGATAAGAATAATGTTTCAAATGTATTAACAGATACTATTTTGACTTTAAGACACAATAAGATTACAACAATAAACAGTTCTCAAAATATTCCTTATTTAACAACTTCAAATTTAATAGATGATATCAAAACAAATGAGGTAAATAATTATGATTATAAAGATGTTGGATTATTTATAAAAATAAAACCAATAATTTTAGATAATGTTCTTGATTTAAACTTAGTTTTCGAATATTCTCAATTATTATCAAATACTGATAATAAACCTGTAACTACAAAAAAATCATTAAATCAAGACATTATTTTAAATAGAAAAAATAAAATCTTCGTTCTCAATGGAATTAATAACTATTCTAAAACATTTATTAATGAAAGAGTACCACTATTGAGCGATATACCTCTTTTAGGTCATTTATTTCAGAATGAAAAGATAAATCACAGCAGTACCACAACAACAATCATTATAGAACTATTAGCAGCAGATAATAACTATGATTTTAAAGTCATTGATGATCTTAAATCTTCATTTACAAATATTGAAAAAGAGAAAAAAGAAATTAGTGAAAATGAATTGAGACATAAACAAATGATGTGTGAAAATTTGCAAATGTGTTATTGA
- a CDS encoding zonular occludens toxin domain-containing protein, whose protein sequence is MIQFVTGVPGSGKSYYGIFNLAINFAKDLKDNKKFRSFALSKTKYKCSLTNLNELKLDKFENVKPLDFNHFKIQLQKLYNLYKLGKTDSELEDEMKDEDFFYTLIILDECHNFLNKDDEVLVWWLSYHRHFHQDIILITQDIPLVNTKYKAFTEFYYKAIPASRKLFNTQMVYHQFTAHQMFKTQKATTKKLPIVKEIFNLYGSGENNTQKSLVKHYLLIALIILIFLLFGGYYFISHFFGAKDDIKIDNSFAAAKPFDKNTNNSKLSLLPKSKNIDNDEKKLIEIRCIKLLCYFDKKVFDRKFVDNLFNSKDYKTELLQKIDNTYYLLIFDKYNLFNKTEIDFNEKDIENEKNTNIIDFFKNNQ, encoded by the coding sequence ATGATTCAGTTTGTTACAGGTGTTCCTGGTAGTGGCAAGAGCTATTATGGTATATTCAATTTAGCTATCAATTTTGCAAAAGATTTAAAAGATAATAAAAAGTTTAGATCTTTTGCTCTTTCAAAAACAAAATATAAATGCTCACTTACAAATCTTAATGAATTAAAATTAGATAAATTCGAAAATGTAAAACCACTAGATTTTAATCATTTTAAAATTCAACTTCAAAAACTTTACAATCTTTATAAACTTGGTAAAACAGATTCTGAACTTGAAGATGAAATGAAAGATGAAGATTTCTTCTATACTCTTATAATACTTGATGAATGTCACAATTTTTTAAATAAAGATGATGAAGTATTAGTTTGGTGGCTTTCTTATCACCGCCATTTTCATCAAGATATTATTTTAATAACACAAGATATCCCACTTGTTAATACAAAATATAAAGCATTTACAGAGTTTTATTATAAGGCAATTCCTGCTTCAAGAAAACTTTTCAATACTCAAATGGTATATCATCAATTTACAGCTCATCAAATGTTTAAAACTCAAAAAGCAACTACTAAAAAATTACCAATTGTAAAAGAGATATTTAATCTTTATGGAAGTGGTGAAAATAATACACAAAAATCATTAGTTAAGCATTATTTGTTAATTGCACTTATTATTCTTATCTTTTTATTATTTGGTGGTTATTACTTTATAAGTCATTTTTTTGGAGCAAAAGATGATATTAAAATTGATAATTCATTTGCTGCAGCTAAACCATTTGATAAAAATACTAATAATTCTAAATTATCACTTTTACCAAAAAGTAAAAATATAGATAATGATGAAAAAAAATTAATAGAAATTAGATGTATTAAGCTACTTTGCTATTTTGATAAAAAAGTGTTTGATAGAAAATTTGTAGATAATCTATTTAATAGCAAAGACTATAAAACAGAACTTTTACAAAAAATAGACAATACATATTATTTACTAATTTTTGACAAATACAATTTATTTAATAAAACAGAAATTGATTTTAATGAAAAGGATATAGAAAATGAAAAAAATACTAATATTATTGATTTTTTTAAAAACAATCAGTAG
- a CDS encoding major capsid protein yields the protein MDLTNVAFNTADVIAVGTMVLTAVAVIWGVKKAISMAK from the coding sequence ATGGATTTAACTAACGTTGCATTTAATACAGCTGATGTAATTGCTGTTGGTACTATGGTTTTAACTGCAGTTGCAGTTATTTGGGGTGTTAAAAAAGCTATTTCTATGGCTAAATAA
- a CDS encoding SHOCT domain-containing protein, whose protein sequence is MPTFYNHNFLFTAGFFVRAIVYIVIFAIYTALIAIGLTLSGKYGLPFTTGSLFLDRVIFFSALASPLIFVEWRIRVNRKKLGLSLYKNISDDLLHLELNKTSSDKKDLNYWFELKEKGAISDDEYQVKKKELL, encoded by the coding sequence ATGCCAACGTTTTATAATCATAACTTCTTATTTACAGCAGGTTTTTTTGTTAGAGCAATAGTATATATTGTAATATTTGCTATATATACAGCATTAATAGCAATTGGATTAACATTAAGTGGAAAATATGGATTACCTTTTACAACTGGAAGCTTATTTTTAGATAGAGTTATTTTTTTTAGTGCGTTGGCTTCTCCTCTAATTTTTGTAGAATGGAGAATAAGAGTAAATAGAAAAAAATTAGGCTTATCTCTTTATAAAAATATATCTGATGATTTATTACACTTAGAATTAAATAAAACATCAAGTGATAAAAAAGATTTAAATTATTGGTTTGAATTAAAAGAAAAAGGTGCAATTTCAGACGATGAATACCAGGTAAAGAAAAAAGAATTATTGTAA
- a CDS encoding helix-turn-helix domain-containing protein, producing MSVKALNLAFETKLNGNLKLVLLALADSADDNMQCFPSYAHIARKASISVSTAKRAIEKLEKIKALKKQNRFKKNKKEQTSNIYTLTIGSINMTLGQNDTRGSVTAMTRGGVTSDTRGGVTAMSYEPSSLNHQLTSLEGEREIFTNFNDFRDFCIKNKNKISFQLPYPFQNLQKGTIVEISEIGYLKNKTIDKLFEKDKSLKIWTYMFEKQEKIIKMIKG from the coding sequence ATGAGTGTCAAAGCCTTAAATCTAGCATTTGAAACTAAATTAAATGGAAATTTAAAACTAGTATTACTTGCACTTGCAGATAGTGCAGATGATAATATGCAATGTTTCCCTAGCTATGCGCACATCGCAAGAAAAGCAAGTATAAGTGTGTCAACTGCAAAAAGAGCAATTGAAAAACTTGAAAAAATAAAAGCATTAAAAAAACAAAATAGATTTAAAAAAAATAAAAAAGAGCAAACAAGTAATATATATACTCTTACTATAGGTAGTATCAATATGACCTTAGGTCAAAATGATACTAGGGGTAGTGTCACAGCTATGACACGAGGTGGTGTCACTAGTGATACTAGGGGTGGTGTCACAGCTATGAGCTACGAACCATCATCTCTTAACCATCAATTAACCTCTCTTGAGGGTGAGAGAGAAATTTTTACAAATTTTAATGATTTCAGAGATTTTTGTATTAAAAATAAAAACAAAATATCTTTTCAATTGCCTTATCCGTTTCAGAATTTGCAAAAAGGAACAATTGTTGAGATATCAGAAATTGGATATTTGAAAAATAAAACAATAGATAAATTATTCGAAAAAGATAAAAGCTTGAAAATCTGGACGTATATGTTTGAAAAACAAGAAAAAATCATAAAAATGATAAAGGGTTAA
- a CDS encoding helix-turn-helix transcriptional regulator translates to MEIKYLKIEKILTEYLPISKSQFYNYINLDLIPKPLKIGRTSVWEHQSLMIALQELPGKLKNKG, encoded by the coding sequence ATGGAAATTAAGTATTTAAAAATAGAAAAAATATTGACTGAATATCTTCCGATCTCAAAAAGTCAATTTTATAATTATATAAATCTAGACTTAATACCAAAACCCTTAAAAATTGGACGTACAAGCGTCTGGGAACATCAAAGTTTAATGATTGCATTACAAGAATTACCAGGCAAATTAAAAAATAAAGGTTAA
- a CDS encoding tyrosine-type recombinase/integrase, giving the protein MARITKPLTDTEISKAKSKEKDYYLYDGEGLVLLVKTNNSKLWRYNYKFNEKRKTISFGRYPEIKLKEARELKEKSKESIKNQIDPSESKSSNFELDTTFKYISDKWLNLMKDDWSKSNYEKIKSNLQNNAYPFLGNKNIKDITRKDILLLVERMEKRNATEYASRLLNNIQRIYKYAVTNEYVAHNIIADIDKQNSLKKRKRVNHPAITNIKEFKKLLNDIQNYGINFKSDISTIYALKIAPLVALRPYNLRSLEWSEIDFEEEYIDIPKEKMKMEIDFVLPLSTQALKLLKEIEQFKTDSKYVFYSATSNIKCISENTLNHALQRMGYKGVHTSHGFRSTFSTNAHENITQHGLSSDIIESCLAHAEQNTVKKAYNRESKLKYIDEKRKLMQWWSDFLDKH; this is encoded by the coding sequence ATGGCTAGAATTACCAAACCTCTTACAGATACAGAAATTTCAAAAGCAAAATCAAAAGAAAAAGATTACTATTTATACGATGGCGAAGGTCTTGTTTTATTAGTTAAAACAAATAATAGTAAGTTATGGCGATATAATTATAAATTTAATGAAAAAAGAAAAACTATAAGTTTTGGAAGATATCCAGAAATCAAATTAAAAGAAGCTCGTGAATTAAAAGAGAAATCAAAAGAAAGTATAAAGAATCAAATAGATCCTAGTGAATCGAAATCTTCAAATTTTGAATTAGATACAACTTTTAAATATATAAGTGACAAATGGCTTAATTTAATGAAAGATGATTGGAGTAAATCTAATTATGAAAAAATAAAATCAAATTTACAAAATAATGCTTACCCATTTTTAGGAAATAAGAATATAAAAGATATTACTCGAAAAGATATCTTATTACTAGTAGAGAGAATGGAAAAAAGAAATGCTACTGAATATGCTAGTAGACTTTTAAATAATATACAAAGAATTTATAAGTATGCGGTAACTAATGAATATGTAGCTCATAATATAATAGCTGATATAGATAAACAAAATTCTTTAAAAAAACGGAAAAGAGTTAATCATCCTGCAATTACAAATATTAAGGAATTTAAAAAGCTTTTAAATGATATTCAAAACTATGGAATTAACTTTAAAAGTGATATAAGCACTATATATGCTTTAAAAATTGCTCCCTTAGTTGCTTTAAGACCTTATAATTTAAGATCATTAGAATGGTCTGAAATTGATTTTGAAGAAGAATATATTGATATACCAAAAGAAAAAATGAAAATGGAAATAGATTTTGTATTACCTTTATCTACACAAGCTTTAAAATTATTAAAAGAAATTGAACAATTTAAAACAGATAGTAAATATGTTTTTTACAGCGCAACATCTAATATAAAGTGCATTAGTGAAAATACATTAAATCATGCATTGCAAAGAATGGGTTATAAAGGTGTACATACTTCGCACGGTTTCAGGAGCACTTTTAGTACTAATGCACATGAAAATATTACACAACATGGATTAAGTAGTGATATTATAGAGTCTTGTCTTGCACATGCTGAACAAAATACAGTTAAAAAAGCATATAACAGAGAAAGTAAATTAAAATATATAGATGAAAAAAGAAAGCTAATGCAATGGTGGTCAGATTTTTTAGATAAGCATTAA
- the pyrF gene encoding orotidine-5'-phosphate decarboxylase — MANDMKLCVSLDLPTAKENLALVEQIKDFDVWLKVGFRSYIRDGKAFLEDLKAINPNFKIFLDLKLYDIPNTMADAAEEIANFGLVDMFNVHASAGVKAMSTVMDRIKDIPNKPLVLAVTALTSFDNDSFKAVYNEDIASKATQFAIDTHTSGIDGVVCSAFESKDIKTNTSKEFITLCPGIRPFGEDAGDQQRVADIPFAKENLVDFIVVGRPIYKASNPKEVVEKILQKI, encoded by the coding sequence ATGGCAAATGATATGAAACTTTGTGTATCACTTGATTTACCAACAGCAAAAGAAAATCTTGCTTTAGTAGAGCAAATTAAAGATTTTGATGTTTGGTTAAAAGTTGGATTTAGAAGTTATATTAGAGATGGGAAAGCTTTTTTAGAAGATTTAAAAGCGATTAATCCTAATTTTAAAATTTTTTTAGATTTAAAACTTTATGATATTCCAAATACAATGGCTGATGCAGCTGAAGAAATAGCTAATTTTGGTTTAGTAGATATGTTTAATGTTCATGCAAGTGCTGGTGTTAAAGCTATGAGTACAGTTATGGATAGAATAAAAGATATTCCTAATAAACCTTTAGTATTAGCCGTTACTGCACTTACATCATTTGATAATGACTCATTTAAAGCAGTTTACAACGAAGATATAGCTTCAAAAGCAACACAGTTTGCAATAGATACACACACATCAGGAATTGATGGAGTTGTTTGTTCTGCATTTGAAAGTAAAGATATTAAAACTAATACTTCAAAAGAGTTCATAACACTTTGTCCTGGTATTAGACCTTTTGGTGAAGATGCTGGTGATCAACAAAGAGTTGCTGATATTCCTTTTGCAAAAGAGAATTTAGTAGATTTTATTGTTGTTGGTAGACCTATTTATAAAGCTTCTAATCCAAAAGAAGTAGTTGAAAAAATACTTCAAAAAATCTAA
- the nusB gene encoding transcription antitermination factor NusB yields the protein MATRTQARESVIGLLYAYGLGNEGITKFVDEILEDKKIRNKQKDFALSLFNGTVENLEKIDEEISSHLNQGDLNDIGSVEKSILRLAVYEIVFADLPKAVVINEAIELSKRLASDGAPKFVNGLLDKVTKA from the coding sequence ATGGCAACTAGAACACAAGCTAGAGAGTCTGTAATTGGTCTTTTATATGCATATGGTTTAGGTAATGAAGGCATTACTAAGTTTGTTGATGAGATTTTAGAAGATAAAAAAATCAGAAATAAGCAAAAAGATTTTGCACTTAGTTTATTTAATGGAACAGTAGAAAATTTAGAAAAAATTGATGAAGAGATTTCATCTCATTTAAATCAAGGTGATTTAAATGATATCGGAAGTGTAGAAAAATCAATTTTAAGATTAGCTGTATATGAAATTGTTTTTGCAGATTTACCAAAAGCAGTTGTAATAAATGAAGCTATTGAATTGTCTAAAAGACTTGCAAGTGATGGAGCTCCTAAATTTGTAAATGGTCTTCTTGATAAAGTAACTAAGGCTTAA
- the ribH gene encoding 6,7-dimethyl-8-ribityllumazine synthase: protein MKIIEGKMRLNGNEKVAIINGRFNHIITDRLVEGAKDAFIRHGGNEDNLDLLLVPGAFEIPFALEKALESGKYDAVCCVGAVIRGATPHFDYISAEATKGIATVALKYGKPVSNGVLTTDTIEQAIERAGSKVGNKGAEAMLTIVEMLDLYSEMAK, encoded by the coding sequence ATGAAAATTATTGAAGGAAAAATGAGATTAAATGGTAACGAGAAAGTTGCTATTATAAATGGAAGATTTAATCACATTATTACAGATAGATTAGTTGAAGGTGCAAAAGATGCATTTATTAGACATGGTGGAAATGAAGATAACTTAGATTTGTTATTAGTTCCAGGTGCATTTGAAATTCCTTTTGCTTTGGAAAAAGCATTAGAATCTGGTAAATATGATGCAGTATGTTGTGTGGGTGCAGTTATTAGAGGAGCTACTCCTCACTTTGATTACATTAGTGCTGAAGCTACAAAAGGTATTGCAACAGTTGCTTTAAAATATGGAAAGCCTGTATCAAATGGAGTTCTAACTACTGATACAATTGAGCAAGCAATTGAAAGAGCTGGTTCAAAAGTTGGAAACAAAGGTGCTGAAGCAATGCTTACAATTGTTGAAATGTTAGACTTATATTCTGAGATGGCTAAATAA
- the kdsA gene encoding 3-deoxy-8-phosphooctulonate synthase — protein sequence MKILTGPCVLEDRDTVMRIAEKLKPLSEDKRVEFYFKASFDKANRTSLDSFRGPGLDEGLKLFQEIKEQFGYKLVTDIHESHQAAPAGEVLDVLQIPAFLCRQTDLLVAAAKTNCKVNIKKGQFLASGSMKHPVDKVLKTRGCDEVSYENSDKHGVWLCERGNTFGYGALVVDMKNLIAMREYAPVIFDATHSAQVPSTGGTTGGNSAVVPSLAKAAAAVGVDGFFFETHTDPSVALSDGPNMVQVDELYKVIDDIFAIQEVLGFN from the coding sequence ATGAAGATATTAACAGGACCTTGTGTTTTAGAAGATAGAGATACGGTAATGAGAATTGCTGAAAAACTAAAACCATTAAGCGAAGATAAAAGAGTAGAATTTTATTTTAAAGCAAGTTTTGATAAAGCAAATAGAACTAGCTTAGACTCTTTTAGAGGACCTGGATTAGATGAAGGATTAAAACTTTTTCAAGAGATAAAAGAGCAGTTTGGTTATAAATTAGTAACTGATATTCATGAATCTCATCAAGCTGCACCTGCTGGTGAGGTTTTAGATGTATTACAAATCCCAGCTTTTTTATGTAGACAAACAGACCTTTTAGTGGCTGCTGCTAAAACAAACTGTAAAGTAAATATTAAAAAAGGTCAATTTTTAGCAAGTGGGTCTATGAAACATCCGGTTGATAAAGTATTAAAAACAAGAGGATGTGATGAGGTATCTTATGAAAACTCAGATAAACATGGTGTATGGCTTTGTGAAAGAGGAAATACATTTGGATATGGGGCACTTGTAGTAGATATGAAAAACTTAATTGCTATGAGAGAGTATGCACCAGTAATTTTTGACGCAACTCACTCAGCACAAGTTCCAAGTACTGGTGGAACAACGGGTGGTAATAGTGCAGTAGTTCCTAGCCTTGCAAAAGCAGCAGCTGCAGTTGGTGTTGATGGATTCTTCTTTGAAACGCATACAGACCCAAGTGTTGCTTTAAGTGATGGACCTAATATGGTTCAAGTTGATGAACTATATAAAGTTATTGATGATATCTTTGCTATTCAAGAAGTTTTAGGCTTTAATTAA
- a CDS encoding potassium channel family protein has product MNSSLFIILQKMRTPFLVIIITYTIAITGLIIIDGVDSNGNPYSMSIFDAFYFITYTATTIGFGETPYEFTYAQRIWVTFSIYLTVLGWFYGIGSLVSLLQDKLFIQELEKAKFLRQIKRLNERFIVILGYNDITKKIIKKALEQGVRTVVVERDKTKINDLILENFTPTVPVLYSEVSSLKVLEAAGVKKRNCKAIVSLFEDDALNLKITLIAKSLNKYIKVAVKSTTSNHTENLKDLDAEIVVNPFSIISSEINMALVAPNLFKLEKWLYKIDNLTANLPSFPKGTYIICGYGRMGRKIFEKLTANNIEAKLIEINADKEIRLSKNEMSQIIFGNADDKELLVEVGVENASAIIAATNDDTTNLSILATAKKLNPNIVTIVRENELEDDFIFKQANISHIFTPSKILVNKITNALINPLSDKFLRLMIKEDDAWAAKLVARLIQEIDENPILIEFRIAQKFAPEIYKYLSEGNALGLDILGTSLHNHEKRNNVVPLLLQREDDIILLPQWENNLKIGDKILLACDNHAKNDIEYICQNSYEFHYALHGEEKLTIFKGKK; this is encoded by the coding sequence TTGAATAGTTCATTATTTATAATATTACAAAAAATGCGTACGCCTTTTTTAGTAATTATTATAACTTACACTATTGCTATAACTGGACTTATTATTATTGATGGGGTTGATAGTAATGGAAACCCTTATTCTATGAGTATATTTGATGCTTTTTATTTTATAACATATACAGCTACTACTATAGGTTTTGGTGAAACTCCTTATGAATTTACTTATGCCCAAAGAATTTGGGTAACATTTTCTATATATTTAACCGTTTTAGGATGGTTTTATGGTATTGGATCACTTGTTAGTTTACTACAAGACAAACTATTTATTCAAGAGTTAGAAAAAGCAAAGTTTTTAAGACAAATAAAAAGATTAAATGAAAGATTTATTGTAATCTTAGGTTATAACGATATTACAAAAAAGATTATCAAAAAAGCATTAGAACAAGGTGTTAGAACAGTTGTTGTTGAAAGAGACAAAACAAAAATTAATGATTTAATCTTAGAAAACTTCACCCCAACAGTTCCTGTTTTATATAGTGAAGTTTCATCTTTAAAAGTATTAGAAGCAGCGGGGGTAAAAAAAAGAAACTGTAAAGCAATTGTCTCTTTATTTGAAGATGATGCATTAAATTTAAAAATTACACTAATTGCAAAGTCTTTAAACAAATACATAAAAGTAGCTGTAAAATCTACTACTTCAAATCATACAGAAAATTTAAAAGATTTAGATGCAGAAATAGTTGTAAATCCATTTTCTATTATTTCTTCAGAAATCAATATGGCTTTAGTTGCACCAAATTTATTTAAACTTGAAAAATGGTTATACAAAATTGATAATTTAACTGCAAATTTGCCATCTTTCCCAAAAGGTACATATATTATTTGTGGTTATGGAAGAATGGGAAGAAAAATTTTTGAGAAGTTAACAGCAAATAATATTGAAGCTAAATTAATAGAAATAAATGCAGATAAAGAGATAAGATTAAGTAAAAATGAAATGTCTCAAATCATTTTTGGAAATGCCGATGATAAAGAGTTATTAGTTGAAGTTGGCGTTGAAAATGCAAGTGCAATAATTGCAGCAACTAATGATGATACAACAAATTTATCTATTTTAGCAACTGCAAAAAAATTAAATCCTAATATTGTGACAATAGTTAGAGAAAATGAACTTGAAGATGACTTTATATTTAAGCAAGCAAATATAAGTCATATATTTACTCCTTCAAAAATATTAGTTAATAAAATTACTAATGCTCTAATAAATCCTTTATCAGATAAGTTTTTAAGATTGATGATAAAAGAAGATGATGCTTGGGCGGCAAAATTAGTGGCGCGATTAATACAAGAAATTGATGAAAATCCAATTTTAATTGAGTTTAGAATAGCTCAAAAGTTTGCTCCAGAAATATATAAATATTTAAGTGAAGGAAATGCTTTAGGTTTAGATATTTTAGGAACATCATTGCATAATCATGAAAAAAGAAATAATGTAGTACCACTGTTACTTCAAAGAGAAGATGATATAATACTACTACCGCAATGGGAGAATAATTTAAAAATAGGTGATAAAATACTTTTAGCATGTGATAATCATGCAAAAAATGATATAGAATATATTTGTCAAAATTCATATGAATTTCACTATGCACTGCATGGTGAAGAAAAATTAACAATTTTTAAAGGAAAAAAATGA